The segment CACTCCTTTTTTTCCTTCCGAGAATCCCAAAGCGTTCGGGACTCGGATCCAGAATGCCTTAGACCCCGATTTTACTAGAACCTTCGGAAAATTTCCAAAATATTCCGAGTTGGACGCTTCGCTTACGGAGTTAGAAAATAAAAATGCAAAATTACTGCGGACCGGCTCAGAAGTGAGGATTTTCTCCTTCTTCACTTCTTCATAAATACTTCCTAAACTCCAAGGATTTAAGAATTCTCCCAAGGAATACTTACCTGAAAATTCTACTTTTTCGAGCGCTGAGTCCTCAATTTTCATTTTTGAATCGGGAGAAGCACCAGTGCTGTATAATTTTCCTTCTTTGAATACTAGAGTTTTAGAATCTCTCGGAGTGACTATTTTCTGAAAATAGGAAACTTCTCGAAATTCTGCTCCTCTTTTTGCTGCTTCTTTATGTTCCCTACGAGCTTCCGGCCCAGCGTAAGAAGAATATAGAATGGAAACTTTTGCTCCGATCAAGCTTAATCCTTCGATAGCAGCGCCGTAGCCGGCAATCGAATTAGAGGCTTTAGCGTTTGTAAGAATGCTAATCATTCTTTCCTTCTTCTTTCCTGGAGAATCTTCCGAACTTAGAATCCTTCTTAATCGAAGAAGTGCGTTCGTGAGATCTTGAGTATTAGATTTTCCTTCAGATTTAAAATCCTTCCATTGTTTGATAAGCTCAGAACGGGTGGATTCAGGAAAAACTTTGGACCCGTTCTCACTGAAAACAACCAGACGAAATTTTGTTTCGGGTTGCCAAGAGATCGCTTCTAATTGCGACATAAATTCTTTTCTTTCGGGCGCGTAAGAATAAGAAGAATCAAGCACTATGATTTGAGATT is part of the Leptospira neocaledonica genome and harbors:
- a CDS encoding LIC10012 family protein translates to MSKNFRNYLFVLLTLATSDAIATTVVFLPGNWEGQAPQSLEGTGEKPYELAKLGQFYATRIYSVQIKEQLSPNSDPEIKDFLIPQVSREKFKQTCSRLKPDYVVRDQLSIEEKIRIDRSVYDCNLSKMEEYSIIGRKDLFEILEKLTKDSFPLVPKKKVKEYSREPVRAAKSQIIVLDSSYSYAPERKEFMSQLEAISWQPETKFRLVVFSENGSKVFPESTRSELIKQWKDFKSEGKSNTQDLTNALLRLRRILSSEDSPGKKKERMISILTNAKASNSIAGYGAAIEGLSLIGAKVSILYSSYAGPEARREHKEAAKRGAEFREVSYFQKIVTPRDSKTLVFKEGKLYSTGASPDSKMKIEDSALEKVEFSGKYSLGEFLNPWSLGSIYEEVKKEKILTSEPVRSNFAFLFSNSVSEASNSEYFGNFPKVLVKSGSKAFWIRVPNALGFSEGKKGVWAVTFLSSSFSSEGVEVIPDSLERYTFSTAKILECDPSVARNYLRNTEKFKFDCLVKGEILEVSQP